A genomic segment from uncultured Marinifilum sp. encodes:
- the gcvT gene encoding glycine cleavage system aminomethyltransferase GcvT, producing the protein MKRTAFTSFHEELGAKMAPFAGYNMPIEYTGIKDEHICVREKLGVFDVSHMGEFWVKGPNAFKFVQKLTTNDVAALTDGKVQYSCFPNGKGGIVDDLLVYRVDSETYLLVVNAANIEKDWNWCCENAKEMGLEIGSELYNASDEICQLAVQGPLALKAMQKIVDVPVEDMEYYTFKKATVAGIENAIFSTTGYTGSGGCEIYVANEDGKKLLDAVMEAGKEFGIQPIGLAARDTLRLEVGFCLYGNDIDDEHSPIEAGLAWITKFVEGNDFIDRDFFEKQKADKPKRRLKGFELIDRGIPRHGYKIEDADGNEIGEVTSGTMAPMLGKAIGMGYVKEGFYKADTEIYIRVRKKALKAKIVKIPFYKG; encoded by the coding sequence ATGAAAAGAACAGCTTTCACTAGTTTTCACGAAGAATTAGGTGCAAAAATGGCACCATTTGCAGGTTATAATATGCCAATTGAATACACTGGAATTAAAGATGAGCACATTTGTGTTCGTGAAAAATTGGGTGTTTTCGATGTGTCTCACATGGGCGAGTTTTGGGTTAAAGGTCCAAATGCTTTTAAATTTGTTCAAAAATTAACTACTAATGATGTTGCTGCTTTAACTGATGGTAAGGTTCAGTACTCTTGTTTTCCTAACGGTAAAGGTGGTATTGTTGACGATTTATTGGTATATCGCGTAGATAGTGAGACTTATTTATTGGTTGTTAATGCTGCCAATATCGAGAAAGATTGGAATTGGTGTTGTGAAAATGCCAAAGAAATGGGTTTGGAAATAGGTAGCGAATTATACAATGCTTCCGATGAAATTTGTCAGTTGGCAGTACAAGGTCCTTTGGCCCTAAAAGCAATGCAAAAAATTGTTGATGTTCCGGTTGAAGATATGGAATATTATACTTTTAAGAAAGCAACAGTTGCTGGTATCGAAAATGCTATTTTTTCAACAACAGGTTACACCGGATCGGGAGGATGTGAAATTTATGTGGCAAACGAAGATGGTAAAAAATTACTTGATGCTGTAATGGAAGCTGGAAAAGAATTTGGAATTCAGCCAATTGGTTTAGCCGCCCGTGATACATTGCGCTTAGAGGTTGGTTTTTGCTTGTATGGAAATGATATTGACGATGAGCATTCGCCAATTGAAGCAGGATTAGCTTGGATTACCAAATTTGTTGAGGGGAATGATTTTATTGACCGAGATTTCTTTGAAAAGCAAAAGGCCGATAAACCAAAACGCAGATTAAAAGGTTTTGAACTGATTGATAGAGGAATTCCTCGTCATGGATATAAAATTGAAGATGCTGATGGGAATGAAATTGGAGAAGTAACTTCAGGTACTATGGCTCCTATGCTTGGTAAAGCAATTGGTATGGGATATGTGAAAGAAGGCTTTTACAAAGCAGATACAGAAATTTATATTCGTGTAAGAAAGAAAGCTTTAAAAGCTAAAATTGTAAAAATTCCTTTTTATAAAGGATAA
- a CDS encoding Hpt domain-containing protein, translating into MTQKGKLTDLSYLKEMSGNDNSIIEEMIEIFIEQIPEFIVEVSSYFESHDWNGLGAVAHKAKSSVRTMGMEHIGECLEKLEHYSKGNLKLELQLKKDKGIELSTEDEKKWNNVMHEPLNDIDLKHIPELVNTFLSSCPLAIDELKSTLQEL; encoded by the coding sequence ATGACTCAAAAAGGAAAACTTACAGATTTGTCCTATTTAAAGGAGATGTCGGGTAACGATAATAGTATTATCGAAGAAATGATTGAAATTTTCATAGAACAAATACCTGAGTTCATAGTTGAAGTTTCATCATATTTCGAATCCCATGATTGGAATGGGTTGGGAGCTGTTGCCCATAAAGCAAAATCATCTGTTCGCACAATGGGAATGGAACACATTGGAGAATGTTTAGAAAAACTGGAACATTATTCAAAAGGAAATCTTAAACTAGAATTACAATTAAAAAAAGATAAAGGTATTGAGCTAAGTACCGAAGATGAAAAAAAATGGAATAATGTTATGCATGAACCCCTAAACGACATTGATTTAAAGCATATTCCTGAGCTAGTTAATACTTTTTTATCGAGTTGTCCTTTAGCTATTGACGAATTAAAATCAACCTTACAAGAACTTTAA
- a CDS encoding STAS domain-containing protein: MNIETKNIDSVTVMKLIETNRLYALNAGVAKEKMNEVLSIPKSKLVIDFESINFIDSSGFGALLSALKTSKEHKSQIKLCNINKDVMELIELMQLDSIFDILQNPTACINSFSKAE, encoded by the coding sequence ATGAATATTGAAACCAAAAACATCGACTCTGTTACAGTTATGAAACTGATTGAAACTAATCGTTTATATGCTCTTAATGCTGGTGTTGCTAAAGAAAAAATGAACGAAGTTTTAAGTATCCCTAAATCAAAACTAGTCATCGATTTTGAATCTATAAATTTTATTGATAGTTCGGGCTTTGGAGCACTTCTTTCGGCTCTTAAAACTTCAAAAGAACACAAAAGCCAGATAAAGCTTTGTAATATAAACAAAGATGTAATGGAGTTAATAGAACTAATGCAGTTGGATTCAATTTTTGATATTCTGCAGAATCCTACAGCTTGTATAAACAGCTTTTCTAAGGCAGAATAA
- a CDS encoding response regulator, translating to MAKVSPHILVVDDDIVILKFIEFTLKNLGYQTTLAKNGKEAIEQAKNEHYDLIISDLYMPLMDGNELVRHFRKLAEYQHTPFIFLSGNNEEETWIKNLNDGADDFITKPIKQKVFVSKIQSHLKKSFLRKDILDDARKNDISFKKGSLIYCANRIKPFPLPRKLIKTNIRVVYTDSDFFMALQDVNTWEIIIDDAASWAVSILEKISEIISNHLPLSILITDPNNKEQMDFFLKFKINSFLYKQLDPKLIVHQINSNIQREHELKTKYLNALNTAAKRSPIRFENNFSDHLADYNIEILHQPYDKLPGGDYYEIINVDDNRKILIVGDVMGKKWDAWFFVPAYIAYIRSTINFFLNRKELDFVEHPGKFLEIINQYVFKDMQLTEVFTTLSIISISSDTNKISVASAGALRPYYYDCTENTISQLNIVGTLLGVIKNAQYQSLVHDFYKGDKLLFYTDGYTEAVNDKNNEMIGDDALYLALDKYKNTEHLTPEKIEKEISHTFNVSKFDDDRTLLLIERKNK from the coding sequence ATGGCTAAAGTCTCTCCACATATTCTTGTTGTTGATGACGATATTGTAATTCTAAAATTTATTGAGTTTACTCTTAAAAATTTAGGTTATCAAACAACGCTTGCAAAAAATGGAAAAGAGGCAATAGAACAAGCAAAAAACGAACATTACGATCTTATTATCTCCGATTTATATATGCCATTAATGGATGGCAATGAATTGGTGCGTCATTTCAGAAAACTAGCCGAATATCAGCACACACCATTTATATTTTTATCTGGTAATAACGAAGAAGAAACCTGGATTAAAAACTTAAACGATGGTGCTGATGATTTCATTACAAAACCTATTAAACAAAAGGTATTTGTTTCCAAAATTCAGTCTCACCTAAAAAAATCTTTTCTAAGAAAAGATATTCTCGACGACGCGCGTAAAAATGACATAAGCTTTAAAAAAGGCAGTTTAATATATTGTGCCAATAGAATAAAGCCTTTTCCACTTCCACGAAAATTAATTAAAACCAACATTAGAGTTGTTTACACCGATTCTGATTTTTTTATGGCCTTACAGGACGTAAATACATGGGAAATAATTATTGATGATGCCGCTAGCTGGGCTGTTTCTATTCTGGAAAAAATCAGCGAAATAATTTCTAATCATTTACCATTAAGCATTTTAATAACAGATCCGAACAATAAGGAACAAATGGATTTTTTTCTAAAATTTAAAATCAATAGTTTCCTTTACAAACAACTGGATCCGAAATTAATCGTGCATCAAATTAATTCGAATATTCAGCGAGAACATGAATTAAAAACAAAATATTTAAACGCCTTAAACACAGCTGCTAAAAGATCACCTATTAGATTTGAAAATAATTTTTCAGATCACTTGGCTGATTATAATATTGAAATACTGCACCAACCCTATGATAAATTGCCTGGTGGCGATTATTATGAAATAATTAATGTAGATGATAATCGTAAAATTTTAATTGTTGGCGACGTTATGGGTAAAAAATGGGATGCTTGGTTTTTTGTTCCTGCCTATATCGCATATATTAGAAGTACAATTAACTTTTTTCTTAATAGAAAGGAACTTGATTTTGTCGAACATCCAGGTAAATTTTTAGAGATCATTAACCAATATGTTTTTAAAGACATGCAGCTAACCGAAGTATTTACTACACTTAGTATTATATCTATATCGTCTGATACCAATAAAATAAGTGTAGCTTCGGCAGGAGCTCTGCGACCCTATTATTACGATTGTACCGAGAATACTATATCTCAGTTAAATATTGTTGGAACACTATTAGGTGTAATTAAAAATGCACAATACCAAAGTTTGGTTCACGATTTTTACAAAGGCGATAAATTATTATTTTACACAGACGGATACACCGAAGCTGTTAACGACAAAAACAATGAAATGATAGGTGATGATGCACTTTATTTAGCATTGGATAAATACAAAAACACCGAACACTTAACTCCCGAAAAAATTGAGAAAGAAATAAGCCACACATTCAATGTTTCTAAATTTGACGACGACAGAACACTCCTACTTATCGAAAGAAAAAATAAATAG
- a CDS encoding PQ-loop repeat-containing protein — protein sequence MNDIIGWIGSLLFAVCALPQVIHTFKSRRTDDLNEVFLWLWFGGEVLTFSYIIIDDISNKNYHIPLYFNYLFNIILLFYLIFAKYTYNTKPTSLSFLLQKIKRK from the coding sequence ATGAATGATATAATTGGATGGATAGGAAGTCTTTTATTTGCTGTTTGTGCTCTTCCTCAAGTTATACACACCTTTAAAAGCAGAAGAACTGATGACTTAAATGAAGTATTTTTATGGCTTTGGTTTGGAGGAGAAGTTTTAACTTTTTCCTACATTATAATCGATGATATTAGCAATAAAAATTATCACATTCCTCTTTACTTTAATTACTTATTTAATATTATTTTATTGTTTTATTTAATTTTCGCAAAGTATACTTACAACACAAAACCAACTAGTTTGTCTTTTTTGCTTCAAAAAATAAAAAGAAAATAA
- the citC gene encoding [citrate (pro-3S)-lyase] ligase, protein MGVENTDYREESLDLKNPYDIKLISKFLGTLGFDFERRDVDYTMILYNLNGEVIGTGSYKGRVLKYVAVAPEFREGAAFAQIVTHLIDLVILKHKHIFVYTKPRNLEVFKGLGFTEIATAEPLFSVLEFGYENIKTYQDYLRSIRRDVNVGDIAAIVVNCNPFTKGHKYLIEKACKENRLVYLFVVEEDRSSFTFDVRWNLIKEELGDIDNLVMVKGGNYVVSGTIFPCYFLKQEKECDIADKQAELDVITFLRYIVPVLNINKRYVGTEMYSPVTAAYNQAMIKYLPANGVKLLEIPRITSGGDENYISASKVRQAIREDKLDGVMDFLPNSTKNFLLSEESSEIRKKIRETVTRH, encoded by the coding sequence ATGGGAGTTGAAAATACTGATTACAGAGAAGAGTCTTTGGATTTAAAAAACCCCTATGATATAAAATTGATTTCCAAATTTCTGGGGACTTTAGGTTTCGATTTTGAAAGACGGGATGTCGATTACACTATGATTTTGTATAACTTGAATGGGGAAGTTATTGGAACAGGATCGTATAAGGGGAGAGTTTTAAAATATGTTGCTGTTGCTCCTGAGTTTCGCGAAGGTGCAGCATTTGCTCAAATTGTTACGCATCTTATCGATTTGGTAATACTTAAGCATAAGCACATTTTTGTTTATACAAAGCCTAGAAATTTAGAAGTTTTTAAAGGCTTGGGATTTACTGAAATTGCAACAGCCGAGCCCTTGTTTTCAGTTCTCGAATTTGGCTACGAAAATATTAAAACTTATCAGGATTACTTAAGATCCATAAGAAGAGATGTTAATGTTGGAGATATAGCAGCTATTGTAGTTAACTGTAATCCTTTTACAAAAGGGCACAAATATTTAATTGAAAAAGCTTGCAAAGAGAATCGTTTGGTTTATCTTTTTGTAGTTGAGGAAGATCGTTCTTCTTTTACTTTCGATGTAAGATGGAATTTAATAAAAGAGGAGCTTGGCGATATTGATAATCTGGTAATGGTGAAAGGTGGAAATTATGTTGTTTCGGGAACAATTTTTCCATGCTACTTTTTAAAACAGGAAAAGGAGTGCGATATTGCCGATAAGCAAGCAGAACTGGATGTAATTACTTTTTTGCGTTATATTGTTCCTGTTCTTAACATTAATAAAAGATATGTGGGTACCGAAATGTATTCACCGGTAACGGCGGCTTATAATCAGGCTATGATAAAATATTTGCCTGCGAATGGTGTTAAATTGCTTGAGATACCAAGAATTACAAGTGGAGGAGATGAAAATTATATATCTGCTTCGAAAGTAAGACAGGCGATTCGAGAAGATAAGTTAGATGGAGTTATGGATTTTCTTCCAAATTCAACAAAGAATTTTCTACTGTCAGAGGAATCGTCTGAGATCAGAAAAAAAATAAGAGAAACAGTTACACGACATTAA
- a CDS encoding triphosphoribosyl-dephospho-CoA synthase: MIKEILAAKDQRADARIQIANRKKASLSFNLNIPGYPKSNDQIKSFFQHTLKDLKRYLLANRIDIELEDEQCRVDKAGDFYIVPLVSNLSIHQIKELTEAFEIKHPLGRLLDIDLTNSEGNPVSSGKAKICYFCNQQAAIVCMREKNHSYEDMRNKINRDIYCFMESVREEKLCNFLSATALKALLHEVSLSPKPGLVDRFSNGSHQDMDFSTFLNSSAVLSVYFKDIAKYGFNFNLGNLKDALPELRRIGLLMEEDMLRETQGVNTHKGAIFLLCFSLFISANLIAANNFSYSAFADQLKKLNGNLVERELGKNLYSKRKTHGEECFEKYGSKGLGIRGEVQSGLPCVFNCAIPVLSSHLKKNNVLTDEILQKSLVHTLLALIANNNDSNILFRKGIEVLEQLKNKAKIALNNFNTSKFDNKYKELVDFCNKENISPGGSADLLAVSFFIYMVNQDYN, encoded by the coding sequence GTGATTAAGGAAATATTAGCCGCAAAAGATCAAAGGGCAGATGCAAGAATTCAAATTGCTAATCGAAAAAAGGCCTCTTTGAGCTTTAATTTAAATATACCTGGATATCCAAAATCAAATGATCAAATTAAATCCTTTTTTCAACATACATTAAAAGATTTAAAGAGATATTTGCTGGCTAATCGTATAGATATTGAGTTGGAAGATGAACAATGCAGAGTCGATAAAGCGGGCGATTTTTATATTGTTCCTTTAGTTAGCAATTTATCTATTCATCAAATTAAGGAGCTTACAGAAGCTTTTGAAATTAAACATCCGCTTGGGCGATTGTTAGATATCGATCTTACCAATTCTGAGGGAAATCCTGTTTCTTCGGGCAAAGCAAAAATATGCTATTTCTGTAATCAACAAGCAGCTATTGTTTGTATGAGAGAAAAAAATCACTCTTACGAAGATATGAGAAATAAGATAAATCGGGATATATATTGTTTTATGGAATCTGTTCGCGAAGAAAAGCTTTGCAATTTTCTTTCGGCAACTGCCCTAAAAGCACTTTTGCACGAGGTTTCATTATCGCCAAAACCTGGTTTGGTCGATCGCTTTTCAAATGGTTCTCATCAAGACATGGATTTTTCTACTTTTTTAAATTCAAGCGCTGTTCTTTCGGTTTATTTTAAAGATATTGCTAAATATGGATTTAATTTTAATCTGGGAAACCTGAAGGATGCTTTACCTGAATTGCGTCGCATAGGATTGTTAATGGAAGAGGATATGTTGCGCGAAACACAAGGTGTAAACACCCATAAAGGAGCAATATTTTTATTATGTTTTTCTCTTTTTATTAGTGCAAATCTTATTGCTGCAAACAATTTTTCTTATTCTGCTTTCGCAGATCAGTTAAAAAAATTGAATGGAAATTTGGTTGAACGCGAACTTGGAAAAAACTTGTATTCTAAAAGAAAAACTCATGGAGAAGAGTGTTTCGAAAAATACGGATCTAAAGGCCTAGGCATACGAGGTGAGGTGCAATCGGGTTTACCCTGTGTTTTTAATTGCGCTATTCCGGTTTTATCGAGTCATCTTAAAAAGAATAATGTGCTTACCGATGAGATTTTACAGAAATCTTTGGTTCATACTTTGCTGGCTTTAATTGCCAATAACAACGATAGTAATATTTTATTTAGGAAGGGGATTGAGGTTTTGGAACAATTGAAAAATAAAGCTAAAATTGCACTTAATAACTTTAATACCAGTAAGTTTGACAATAAATATAAAGAATTGGTTGACTTTTGTAATAAAGAGAATATTTCGCCTGGCGGTTCGGCTGATTTGCTGGCTGTAAGCTTTTTTATTTATATGGTAAATCAAGATTATAATTAA
- the citF gene encoding citrate lyase subunit alpha, translating into MKNSIGVEIPEYIEGLGELKPFRGVWQSIIEDEAPATNISRTLKAKKPHTSKLCASLEDAIKKCDVFDGMTVTCHHHLRGGDGVLMETVRILDEMGIKDITLASSSLTSAHDGLVPYVEKGMITKIFTSGIRGRLGETISMGKLKYPAIIHSHGGRVRDFLTGRIKPDLSVLAASAADEEGNSTGSHGPSAFGSMGYADIDARYSRNVIVVTDNLVDYPCLPSTIRQHFIDHVVKVDSIGDATKIASGTTRITKSPMDLRIARIAANVIEHSGLFKNGMSFQVGAGGASLAVAKFLREDMIRKEIKGSFMIGGVTSYGVDMLNEGLFQAIFDVQSFDAAVSTSVLNNPNHIEITCDQYANPNNCGSMTNKLDVVVLGALEVDVDFNVNVITGSSGEIRGASGGHSDTASGANLTVVVCPSFRGRLPIVKDRVHTVVTPGESVDVVVTERGVCVNPSKPNLAAALKKAGLKVVDICALKKEVDAMTGIPAEKQLGDKIVALVEYRDGTIIDVIYNVENL; encoded by the coding sequence ATGAAAAATTCAATAGGAGTTGAAATTCCTGAATATATAGAAGGATTGGGTGAATTGAAACCTTTCCGTGGTGTTTGGCAAAGTATTATTGAAGATGAAGCTCCGGCTACAAATATTTCCAGAACACTAAAAGCAAAAAAACCGCATACTTCGAAACTTTGTGCAAGTCTTGAAGATGCTATAAAAAAATGTGATGTTTTCGATGGTATGACAGTAACTTGTCATCATCACTTAAGAGGTGGTGATGGGGTTTTAATGGAGACCGTTCGAATTCTCGATGAAATGGGAATCAAAGATATTACTTTGGCTTCTTCATCTTTAACATCGGCGCACGATGGTTTAGTTCCTTATGTTGAAAAGGGAATGATTACCAAAATTTTCACATCGGGCATTAGAGGACGATTAGGAGAAACCATTTCAATGGGTAAATTAAAATATCCTGCTATAATTCATTCTCATGGTGGTCGTGTAAGAGATTTTTTAACAGGTAGAATAAAACCAGACTTATCGGTTTTAGCTGCCTCAGCTGCCGACGAGGAAGGAAACTCAACAGGTTCACACGGACCTTCGGCTTTCGGATCAATGGGATATGCCGATATCGATGCAAGATATTCAAGAAATGTAATTGTTGTAACCGATAATTTAGTTGATTATCCTTGCTTGCCAAGTACTATTAGACAACATTTTATCGATCATGTTGTAAAAGTAGATTCAATTGGAGATGCAACAAAAATTGCATCGGGTACAACTCGTATTACTAAATCGCCAATGGATTTGCGTATTGCTCGTATTGCAGCCAATGTAATTGAGCATTCAGGATTGTTTAAAAACGGAATGTCGTTTCAGGTTGGTGCTGGTGGTGCTTCTTTAGCAGTAGCTAAATTTCTTCGCGAAGATATGATACGCAAAGAAATTAAAGGAAGCTTTATGATTGGTGGTGTTACCTCTTACGGTGTTGATATGTTGAATGAAGGATTGTTTCAGGCAATTTTCGATGTTCAATCTTTCGATGCAGCAGTAAGTACATCCGTATTAAATAACCCAAATCATATCGAAATTACCTGCGATCAGTATGCGAATCCGAACAATTGTGGTTCTATGACTAATAAGTTAGACGTAGTTGTTTTGGGTGCCTTAGAGGTTGATGTAGATTTTAATGTAAATGTAATAACTGGTTCGTCTGGAGAAATAAGAGGAGCATCCGGAGGTCACTCCGATACAGCTTCGGGTGCAAATTTAACAGTCGTGGTTTGTCCATCATTCCGAGGTCGTTTACCAATTGTTAAAGATCGTGTTCACACGGTTGTAACTCCCGGCGAAAGCGTTGATGTGGTGGTTACCGAACGAGGAGTTTGTGTTAACCCTTCGAAACCAAATCTTGCGGCAGCATTAAAAAAAGCAGGTCTTAAGGTTGTCGATATTTGCGCTCTTAAAAAGGAAGTAGATGCAATGACTGGTATTCCTGCAGAAAAACAATTGGGCGATAAAATTGTTGCTTTGGTTGAATATAGAGACGGAACCATAATTGATGTGATATACAACGTAGAGAATCTTTAG
- a CDS encoding aldolase/citrate lyase family protein, with amino-acid sequence MLYIPGNNPAMIQQAGVYGCDAVLLDLEDAVALNQKDAARILVRNMLQTVDFYETEVCVRVNNFHTPFGLTDLEEIVPLQPDNIRFPKTETLADVKEFMKEVRRIEKEHGIKNPSMTIHVMIETAKGVANVYDIAAADPRIDAITIGGQDLTADMGIIKTPDGVGIDYARKRIVMAGKAYGLDVLDTVFADVNDEEGLKEETEYIKKIGFAGKALINPRQVDAVHEVFNPSENEVRKAYRVYSEFIKNKKAGIGVFAIDGKMVDAPVVQRAITVLEYAKVDLKEIEDSIE; translated from the coding sequence ATGTTATACATCCCTGGAAATAACCCGGCAATGATTCAACAAGCCGGAGTATATGGATGTGATGCTGTATTATTAGACTTGGAAGATGCTGTAGCTCTTAACCAAAAAGATGCTGCCCGTATTTTGGTTCGTAACATGTTACAAACAGTAGATTTTTATGAAACTGAGGTTTGTGTGCGTGTAAATAATTTTCATACCCCTTTTGGGCTTACCGATCTAGAAGAAATCGTACCTCTGCAACCCGATAATATTCGTTTTCCAAAAACCGAAACGCTTGCCGATGTAAAAGAATTTATGAAAGAGGTGCGCCGAATCGAAAAAGAACATGGAATTAAGAACCCTAGCATGACAATTCATGTAATGATCGAAACAGCAAAAGGTGTAGCTAATGTTTATGATATTGCTGCTGCCGATCCTCGTATCGATGCAATTACAATTGGAGGACAAGATTTAACTGCCGACATGGGAATTATTAAAACCCCAGATGGTGTGGGTATCGATTATGCCCGAAAAAGAATTGTAATGGCTGGTAAAGCCTATGGTTTAGATGTTTTAGATACTGTTTTTGCCGATGTAAACGATGAAGAAGGTCTTAAAGAGGAAACCGAATATATTAAGAAAATTGGTTTCGCAGGTAAAGCCTTAATTAATCCTCGTCAGGTTGATGCAGTTCATGAAGTATTTAATCCATCTGAAAATGAGGTGCGTAAAGCATACCGTGTTTATTCCGAATTTATTAAGAATAAGAAAGCTGGTATTGGAGTATTTGCTATCGATGGAAAAATGGTCGATGCTCCGGTTGTTCAACGTGCCATCACAGTTTTAGAATATGCAAAGGTCGATTTAAAAGAAATTGAAGATAGCATAGAGTAA
- the citD gene encoding citrate lyase acyl carrier protein encodes MTPKLKAQAGTFESSDIMILIEPVEQDSGRRVDISSTVMLQFEKDIKSTVNKVLDDLDIKDVHLIAKDKGALTPTIKARVETAIKRSLGIQEGTM; translated from the coding sequence ATGACACCTAAGTTAAAAGCGCAAGCCGGAACTTTCGAATCGAGTGATATTATGATCTTGATTGAGCCTGTGGAGCAGGACTCCGGACGCCGAGTAGATATTTCTTCGACAGTAATGCTTCAGTTCGAAAAAGATATCAAATCTACAGTAAATAAAGTGTTAGATGATCTTGACATTAAAGATGTACACTTAATTGCAAAGGATAAAGGAGCGCTAACGCCAACAATTAAAGCTAGAGTAGAAACCGCAATCAAACGTTCTTTAGGTATTCAGGAGGGAACCATGTAA
- a CDS encoding ADP-dependent glucokinase/phosphofructokinase: MSLSELKAAWLENYKTAPSQLEKMSKINGLISAFNANVDAVIKVSGKSIEKLIAENNLDANIIASEGEKAIRKSEDALRGFLHCFKNGIAEEWLIEEVEVFEWLNKNVGYDKMQMGGQGGIVANVMAVCGVKQVYVHCASAPKEQGQLFLDLPNLVTTNQNGDLQQAYTVDRSAENALIHWIIEFDKGDTININGESYTCPKANRFIATYDPLNFKLHVDQNFDSRMSKEDINPEYIILSGYQMLQENLVDGTKGTERIDLSKKMIAEWRKSCPNNLLHLEVASTQDKVIRKHLIDSLVESVDSLGFNERELIDILEVIGEEELAAKCEETTNSSNLFEGMLKIYEYTKCPRMQLHMFGLYLTLQQKGFKVSPLQNRNGMQLAATVAAAKAGTGAINTKEVLLWAKNHEVSNVGLNELETLSKTVKNHFGENDLLSTGIYENKDLEVIAVPTIIIEKPVTLVGMGDTISSVSLVGAL, encoded by the coding sequence ATGTCATTAAGTGAATTAAAAGCTGCCTGGCTCGAGAACTATAAAACAGCTCCTTCTCAGCTCGAAAAAATGAGCAAGATTAACGGGTTAATTAGTGCATTCAATGCAAATGTTGATGCAGTAATTAAGGTGAGTGGAAAAAGCATAGAAAAGTTAATTGCAGAGAACAATTTAGATGCAAATATTATTGCTTCGGAAGGAGAAAAAGCCATTCGTAAAAGTGAAGATGCACTTAGAGGATTTCTACATTGTTTTAAAAATGGTATTGCAGAAGAATGGTTAATCGAAGAGGTTGAAGTTTTTGAGTGGCTGAATAAAAATGTTGGCTACGATAAAATGCAAATGGGTGGCCAAGGTGGTATTGTTGCTAATGTAATGGCCGTTTGTGGTGTAAAACAGGTTTATGTGCATTGTGCATCGGCACCAAAGGAGCAGGGACAGTTGTTTCTAGATTTACCTAATCTTGTAACTACTAACCAAAATGGAGATTTACAACAAGCATATACAGTTGATCGTTCTGCAGAAAATGCGTTAATTCATTGGATAATTGAATTCGATAAAGGAGATACCATTAATATTAATGGGGAAAGTTATACTTGCCCTAAGGCGAATCGATTTATTGCAACCTACGATCCTTTAAATTTTAAATTGCATGTCGATCAGAATTTCGACAGCAGAATGTCAAAAGAGGATATTAATCCAGAGTATATTATTCTTTCGGGATACCAAATGTTGCAGGAGAATTTAGTGGATGGGACCAAAGGAACAGAACGTATCGACTTATCGAAAAAAATGATTGCTGAATGGAGAAAATCTTGTCCAAATAATTTACTGCATTTAGAGGTTGCCTCAACTCAGGATAAAGTAATTAGAAAACATCTAATTGATAGTTTGGTCGAAAGTGTAGATAGTTTAGGTTTTAACGAACGGGAATTAATAGATATTCTCGAAGTTATTGGAGAAGAGGAATTAGCTGCGAAGTGTGAAGAGACTACCAACTCGTCTAATTTGTTTGAGGGAATGCTTAAAATTTATGAGTACACAAAATGTCCAAGAATGCAATTGCACATGTTTGGATTATACCTTACTCTGCAACAAAAAGGATTTAAAGTTTCGCCATTGCAGAATAGAAATGGAATGCAATTGGCAGCAACTGTTGCTGCAGCAAAAGCAGGAACAGGTGCTATTAATACCAAAGAAGTGCTGTTATGGGCTAAAAATCACGAAGTATCAAATGTTGGTTTAAATGAACTGGAAACTTTAAGTAAAACAGTGAAAAATCATTTTGGTGAAAATGATTTGTTGTCAACAGGAATTTATGAAAATAAGGATTTGGAAGTAATTGCAGTGCCAACAATTATTATCGAAAAACCTGTTACCTTAGTTGGTATGGGAGATACTATTTCATCTGTATCATTGGTAGGTGCATTATAA